The segment TCTATGCCCTTGGCAGGGTTGTGGGAGAGCATACACCAAATCATCCCATGTTACTGCCCACCTAAGGTCTCATACAGGAGAGCTTCCGTATGCTTGCACGTGGGAAGGATGCGAACTTCGTTTTTCTCGGGCAGAGACATTAAAGCGACACTTTCGCAAGCATTCAGGTGAACGCAGCTATGCTTGTCCGGAATGTACGGCAACATTTGGGCGGAGTGATCATTTGCGAAGCCACATGAAACGGCACAATATTGATGGTTTCGTGATAGAAAAGGTCATCAAAAATCCTGAAAGAGTGAAAGAAACGCGAACAACGAAACTCTCAGCTATTGCCAGTAAGGCAAAGAAGCACAAGAAGAAAACTCAGGCTCCGGCTCCAAATTTACCGCGTAATCATCGATGCGAATTTCCCGGTTGCGATAAAAGCTACACCCGGTCTAGTCATCTGAAAGCTCATCAAATTTTGCATAGCGATTCATTCCCGTACAAATGTCCCTGGGAAGATTGTGAGCAGATGTATGCTCGTTCATTTGAGCTATCGCGACACCGCCGGAAGCATACCGGAGAGAAGAAATTTGTCTGTCACATATGTCAGCTAGCGTTCATGCGAAGCGACCATCTTTCGATGCACGTTAAACGTCACAGAGGTATTCACGGCTACTTGAAATGCTTAAAAATTCTATCACTAtcttgatttttatttatttttagcgTAAAAATCGTTTATGCATCAAAGCGCACAATAGTAAAAGCTTACGAGAGATGTAGTAGCTGCGGCGTTATTTTAACAACTACAAGCCATGAAATACCAAAAACTAACGCAGTTGTTGActatttaaataaaattgtacATACTCTAACATTATAATATTTCATTGTTATCACTCATTTCTATCGAAGAGTTAACATTAAAACTACACTACTTACTGTTATTATGGGTTATatagttgaccaaactcgtgattttagtcatgaccttgaaatgcggtcaggcatatattaatatatttttttttttttttgaagcgatgattctacaattgatgaagggacggtaagagaaagtaatgaaggatttttttagggaataaaggggaaagagtggaaaggaaggggggggggatggtaataggtaactatgcttaacaagttgtcgttgtgactcttatcttttgtccaatgctggaaggtgcatgggtcaaaccaagctataatcagagattagaaccggatttgaacccacaacacctgccagggcgttaTATAGTTGCCCAGTTGAACGTTTCAATGCCCTTTTTATTCCTACTAGTGCTAAATGTGTATGTAATCtgaattctggtaaaactgaTCATATCATGGAATGATACTATTAATAATTACGACCTTTCATGTATTCCCAATTTCAGTTCCTTGACGCAGATGCTTTTCTCACGGACCCGAAATCTCTTAACAAACTAGTCAGTCTGAATCTACCGGTCGTAGCTCCGATGCTGCTATCCGACGGCCTTTATTCCAATTTTTGGTGTGGCATGACAGCCGATTACTACTACCAACGAAcggatgaatacaaagaaatCCTCAATTTCGATAAATCCGGTCAGTTCCAGGTACCGATGGTGCACAGTGCTGTGATGGTCAATATCAATGTAATGCAGTCAATCAATCTTACCTTCGACGCCAAACGATTGCCACCGGGACAGTACAAGGGACCTCAGGATGATATTATCATTTTCGCCATGTCCGCAAACTACAGCGGAATTCCTATGTATATTTCAAATGCTATCATATATGGCTATCTTTTGGTGCCGTTGGAGCAAGGCGAAGCAATTGATAAGGACCTTGATCAGCTAACAAATATcaagttatttattattaatgaATATGGAGAACTGAACCTGAAAGACGATATGAAAACTTTCGTAACACATGTTCCTAAGTAAGCTGTCGTACCCAAATTTATCAAAGACTGTAGTAAATCTAATTCATTTTACCACTTTACTAAATTTCAGAGATAAACTAAGTGTATCCCACATTTACATGATAAACTTGAAAAGACGACCTGAACGACGTAATAAAATGATCAATAATTTTGACCAACTAGGTTTGGAAGTTGAGTCCTTTCCGGCTGTTGATGGTAAACAACTTAATGATGAAGTTTTGCGTGAAATTGGAATCGAGTTTCTTTCCGGATATGCCGATCCGTATCATCAAAGGTGACTATAATTAGTTCAATATTATTGATAGTGTTCAAGCAATAATGACCCATTAACATTCGCAGACCTATGACGATGGGAGAAATTGGTTGCTTTCTAAGTCATTACTACATCTGGGAAAAAATGGTTGAACTTGAGCAACAAGAAGTACTAATCTTAGAAGATGACATTCGCTTTGAGCCATACTTTAGGCGGCGTGTTTTTCAATTATTGGAGGAGGCACGATCTATCGGTGGCTGGGATATTATTTACTTAGGTCGAAAACGGTTACAAGAGAATGACGAAAAATGGGTAACCGGATCAAAAACCATGGTACAAGCAGGTTACTCGTATTGGACCCTAGGCTACTTAATATCATTGCAAGGGGCGAAAAAACTACTATCGGAGCAGCCGCTGAAGAAGCTAGTTCCTGTGGATGAATATCTACCGATTATGTTTGATAAACATCCAAACGACACTTGGGCAGAACACTTCAAAGATCGTAATCTCGTTGCGTGGAGTGCTGCACCGTTGCTACTTTATCCAACCCACTACACCGGAGACGATGGGTACATTTCGGACACGGAAGACTCGATTAGAATTGATAGCATAACTGAAACGCACAACGATACTGTGGATTCACTTGCAGAAAAGAAAGGTAATAAAGAACAGCTGAGCAGTAATATACTGTTCGATGCTGCCACAACTCAAGATGAGCAAGAATTGGATTTTAAGAATAGAAGAAACGAGCTATAGCATTGGGAATACTTTGCCTGCTAAtctaaaaattgaattattaaaGCAGTTAAGAGTTGAAGGATCGAAATTAACAAATCTAAGCTAAGCGACATTTTCGAGAGCAATGAAACCATTACCAAAAATTTAAGTGCCTTATTAAACGATTAAAATTTTATATAATTATACtataatacatattttatgaaaatatctcaaaatatattGTCTGCAAATTGTCGTATGTGTGGGACCAAATCGATAAGCAACAGTGTTTAATGTAGGATTACGTTCTTGTTTACTATACCGGGTAGTGCTTGGAGGTTGCAAACTCGAATAGAACTGTAACGTTAAAGCGAAAGAAAGACACCATTTTTGTGGGGTTATTATCCGGCATTCTCACgacatgtcccgcccattgtatCTTTCCAGCTTTAGTAACtatctggatactgggttcgccaaagagttgcgccagcttgtggttcatccctttcctccatacaccgttcttaCGTACACCGCTCAAGATAGTtataagcacacgacgttcgtgctttcaagtccccgtcttgtggagtccgtagtgaGCACGACTTCCGTTATGTGTCCATGTCGACCGGTCCGGCAggacaaagggatgaaatcagagatctccactgctgacggttagccgccatggcttttacctgtcgccaggacaggttctcgtctacagcccggatgtcgttggctaagctgcgtcgccatgagcctctgggtctgcctcttctacgctgtccttgtggattccagcgagtgcttctctgcaaacctcgttcgtaATGCACGAgagctaaattttcatttaaatttctatattttgtattttaaacTAAATCTAATTAATCTAATATGTTTTCTAACTCAAATAATCTAATACTTAATATATATATTGCGTTAAGATTAAAATGCTATTCTAATTACCTTTCTTGAGTTAAATATacctaatttaaattcaaataaaatcccAATCCCGCTCCTAATATCCCTCCATAACAACTCCGACAAAACCCGTATACATTGACGCAACTGCCTGCCTGTCAGTGGACCAACGTTGACAGCTACGCGAGATGCCAGCATGACTTGCAAAATTGGGCGGAGTTGAATAAATACGCCGTCCGCCCTACGGACGGCCTTCTTTCTAGTAACAGACACGAATTGTACCAGGTCTCAGCTATCTAAAGTTAATTTCTTTCGTTAGGTGACAAAAAAA is part of the Sabethes cyaneus chromosome 2, idSabCyanKW18_F2, whole genome shotgun sequence genome and harbors:
- the LOC128734446 gene encoding glycosyltransferase 25 family member produces the protein MLRLFASITVAFILNGVLGEVTYQKPKVFIVTLIRNKEHTLPYFFSYLESLDYPKDRISLWIRSDHNEDRSVEITKAWLKRTSKLYHNVDFGYRSDAKKRSDESSSTHWSEQRFADVIRLKQEALEKARFMWADYILFLDADAFLTDPKSLNKLVSLNLPVVAPMLLSDGLYSNFWCGMTADYYYQRTDEYKEILNFDKSGQFQVPMVHSAVMVNINVMQSINLTFDAKRLPPGQYKGPQDDIIIFAMSANYSGIPMYISNAIIYGYLLVPLEQGEAIDKDLDQLTNIKLFIINEYGELNLKDDMKTFVTHVPKDKLSVSHIYMINLKRRPERRNKMINNFDQLGLEVESFPAVDGKQLNDEVLREIGIEFLSGYADPYHQRPMTMGEIGCFLSHYYIWEKMVELEQQEVLILEDDIRFEPYFRRRVFQLLEEARSIGGWDIIYLGRKRLQENDEKWVTGSKTMVQAGYSYWTLGYLISLQGAKKLLSEQPLKKLVPVDEYLPIMFDKHPNDTWAEHFKDRNLVAWSAAPLLLYPTHYTGDDGYISDTEDSIRIDSITETHNDTVDSLAEKKGNKEQLSSNILFDAATTQDEQELDFKNRRNEL